In the genome of Cryptomeria japonica chromosome 8, Sugi_1.0, whole genome shotgun sequence, one region contains:
- the LOC131857874 gene encoding LRR receptor-like serine/threonine-protein kinase FLS2, whose protein sequence is MSEKQGAGQAKVSTPASLGEGYEDDDEADSEGGASSLWPKLVALILAQASMFLNLSYNMLDGKVPLGGQFLTFVESSYLGNLNLSGIPFTNITICNNSSGSGNYISIERIGEVENSDGEMIGWTVGLGLSYGLGFSVVIGVLTLNKRNLGGDISFTGQRKSSLSLTSIDLSGTTIKGQIPSTIWNISCLEHLRLRDTRIEGEIPFAIWNMSPLKDLLLSNTRIEGEIPSAIGNALSLESLSLSNTRFEGKIPSTIGNVSSLKCLDLYNTSIEGEIPLSIVNLSKLVELDLSYNMLTGVIPPSLDSLSTLVRLHLNANELHGMIPSTISNHFHGRIPCQVIGLPNLQILDLSGNNLSQPIPRNLTNLLTMVNALQSNPNDLEDVRYTNKITISWKGWDVEFVKVLFILKCIDLSNNNLSGRIPSKMGSLEGLTALNLSRNHLRGRIPKNIGTHGSTRVSGPLAKQVE, encoded by the exons ATGAGCGAGAAACAAGGAGCAGGGCAAGCTAAGGTTTCGACGCCTGCTAGTTTAGGCGAAGGATACGAGGACGATGATGAGGCAGATAGTGAAGGGGGGGCCTCTTCTCTTTGGCCCAAGTTGGTTGCCTTGATTTTGGCACAGGCTTCTATG TTCTTGAATCTATCCTACAATATGCTTGATGGAAAAGTACCCCTCGGAGGGCAGTTTCTAACGTTTGTGGAGTCGTCCTACTTAGGCAATCTTAATCTAAGTGGGATTCCATTTACCAATATAACCATCTGCAACAACTCTTCTGGCTCTGGCAACTACATAAGTATCGAGAGAATTGGTGAAGTAGAGAATTCAGATGGTGAAATGATAGGATGGACAGTCGGACTTGGATTGAGTTATGGTTTGGGATTCTCTGTTGTGATTGGAGTATTGACTTTGAATAAGAGG AATCTTGGAGGAGACATTTCTTTCACTGGACAACGAAAGTCTTCTTTGTCACTAACTAGCATTGATCTTTCAGGGACAACCATCAAGGGCCAAATTCCATCTACTATATGGAATATCTCATGCTTGGAGCATCTTCGTTTGAGAGATACCAgaattgaaggtgagattccatTTGCTATATGGAATATGTCACCTTTGAAGGATCTTCTTCTCTCAAATACCAgaattgaaggtgagattccatCTGCTATAGGGAATGCATTGTCCTTGGAAAGTCTTTCTCTATCGAATACCAGATTTGAAGGTAAGATTCCATCTACTATAGGGAATGTATCATCCTTGAAGTGTCTTGATCTATATAATACCTCTATTGAAGGTGAGATTCCTCTTTCCATAGTCAATCTCTCTAAACTTGTTGAATTGGACTTGTCCTACAACATGTTAACTGGGGTAATCCCTCCTTCATTGGACTCACTTTCTACCCTTGTTAGACTTCACCTTAATGCCAACGAATTGCATGGTATGATTCCATCTacaatttcaaatcattttcatggtAGAATCCCATGCCAGGTAATTGGCCTTCCAAATCTTCAAATTTTGGACCTTTCTGGCAACAACCTTTCACAACCCATTCCAAGAAACCTTACAAACTTGCTCACAATGGTCAATGCATTGCAGAGTAATCCAAACGATTTGGAAGACGTTAGATATACAAATAAAATTACAATTTCCTGGAAAGGCTGGGATGTTGAATTTGTGAAAgttctctttattcttaaatgtattgatctttcaaacaacaacttatCAGGGAGAATTCCTTCTAAAATGGGATCTCTTGAAGGCTTGACAGCCCTTAACCTTTCAAGGAATCATCTCCGTGGCCGAATCCCAAAAAACATTGGGACACATGGATCAACTAGAGTCTCTGGACCTCTTGCTAAACAAGTTGAATGA